From Phoenix dactylifera cultivar Barhee BC4 unplaced genomic scaffold, palm_55x_up_171113_PBpolish2nd_filt_p 001296F, whole genome shotgun sequence, the proteins below share one genomic window:
- the LOC103697004 gene encoding probable prefoldin subunit 2 yields the protein MASKASVDSREPVNEQAIANIYAAMRSDINQLYSKITELEIEISEHSLVIGAIQPLDPSRRCYRMVGGVLVERTIKEVLPAVQRNKEGLEEVIARLNEALEKKKKEIEEFELKHKIKIRRADSEAKDDSNHKEGSAQGVLVGPANE from the coding sequence ATGGCAAGCAAAGCTAGTGTTGACAGTAGGGAACCGGtgaatgagcaagcaattgcaaatatATATGCAGCCATGCGCTCTGATATCAACCAGCTCTACTCAAAGATCACGGAGTTGGAGATCGAAATTAGTGAGCATTCCCTTGTAATTGGTGCAATACAACCACTCGATCCCTCTAGGCGCTGCTATCGGATGGTTGGCGGTGTGCTGGTTGAGAGGACGATTAAGGAGGTCCTGCCTGCAGTGCAGCGCAACAAGGAGGGCCTTGAAGAGGTCATTGCTCGCCTTAACGAGGcattggagaagaagaaaaaagagattgAGGAGTTTGAGCTGAAGCATAAGATCAAGATCAGAAGAGCAGACAGTGAGGCTAAGGACGACAGTAATCATAAAGAAGGTTCCGCCCAGGGTGTTCTTGTAGGTCCAGCAAATGAGTAG